The uncultured Fusobacterium sp. sequence AGATTAAAAATATCATAATAGAACTTATTAATAGTGAAAATAAAAAAGCTCCTTTATCAGATGAAAAAATATCCCTATTTTTAAAAAATAAAGGATTTGAAATAGCTAGAAGAACTGTAGCAAAATATAGAGAGGAACTTGGATTTCCTTCTACGAGAGATAGAAAAAAATAGGAGGATAAAAATCCTCCTATTATACTATTCCAAAATAAGATCCTATACAACAAATTATTATCAAAAATATTAATATCGTTGTAGTTTTAATTCTTTTTCCTAATAGCCAATACATTAAAGAAAAGGCTCCAAAAGGTAAAAGGGCTGGCATAATTTGATCTATATAACTTTGAATTGGTTGTGTTGCTCCATTTATTCCTATTTCCAATGGAATAGATATACTTACAGTTGTTGCAACCATAGCACCAATTACCATAAGTCCTAAAATAGAAGCTGTTCTAGTTATATTTTCTACTAAACCAGAATCTGATAAATCTCCAAATAATTTTAATCCATATTTAAATCCAAATTTTAATCCATAGTAACGAGATAAGAAACCTGGAATATTTATAATTAGTATAAATGATATAGGACCTATTATACTTCCTTGATTAGAAAACGATACAGCTATTCCTATTGCAATAGTTAATAGTGTTCCCCAGAAAAATGAATCTCCTAGTCCTGCTATTGGTCCCATTAATGATGTCCTAATAGCACTGATTGATGCTGGATTAAATTCTTTATTTTTTGTATTTTCTTCTTCCATAGCTCCCATTATTCCAAGTAATAAAGAAACTAAATGTGGGGTACATGAAACGAACTCTAAATGACGTTTAAGTGCTGAAGCCATTTCATCTTTTGTTGTGTATAATTTTTTCAATATAGGAATCATCATGTAACAGTACATTAAATTTTGTTGTCTTTCATAATTCCAAGCACTATCTAAAGTACAAGATCTAAAAAATACTTGCCAAAACTCTTTTTTAGTAATTTTTCCGTTATCTGTAATTTTATCATTAGAAATCATCATCATCCACCTCCATATTTCCTGAATTTGATGAAATTATATTGTTTTTCTTTGAATTAAAATAAAGTAAACTTCCTATTGCTAATCCAAATAACGCTACTCCAAAAACAGTAACCTTTAAAAAAGCTGCTAAAAGAAAACCAATTAATAAATATGGAGATAGTTCCTTTATCAAAATCATTCTTGCTAACATAGCAAATCCAATTGCTGGTAATATTCCAGCAGCTACATCCATTCCATGAATTATAAACTCTGGTATCTTATCTAATACTATTTTTATAAAAGGTACTCCTACATAAAAAGCTATTCCCACAAGTAAAGCTAATAATATTTTATTTCCAACACCTGCTATTCTTGCAACCCATTCAACTTTTTTATAATCTCCTTGTTCAGCATATTTATCTGCTAAATGAGATGCCCAAGTTAGTATAAACATCATTTGTAAGTTATCTAATAATAAAGCTAATGTTGCCACTGGAACAGCAAGTGCTACTGCAGCTCCTACTTCTTGTCCAGTTAATATTACAAAAGCTGTTCCTATTATAGCTCCTGAAGTTATATCCGGTGGATTACTTGCTCCTATTGGAACAGCTCCCAAGAATATAAGTTCTAGTAAAGCTCCTACTTTTATTCCTAAAGTCAAGTCACCTAATACAAGTCCAACTAATGGTGCTACAATAATAGGACGATTCATCATTGTAGATCCTATAAAACTATGCATATACCCAATAAAAGCAACTAATGTTATAAGCATAGCTTGAAATAAT is a genomic window containing:
- a CDS encoding PTS system mannose/fructose/sorbose family transporter subunit IID, which produces MMISNDKITDNGKITKKEFWQVFFRSCTLDSAWNYERQQNLMYCYMMIPILKKLYTTKDEMASALKRHLEFVSCTPHLVSLLLGIMGAMEEENTKNKEFNPASISAIRTSLMGPIAGLGDSFFWGTLLTIAIGIAVSFSNQGSIIGPISFILIINIPGFLSRYYGLKFGFKYGLKLFGDLSDSGLVENITRTASILGLMVIGAMVATTVSISIPLEIGINGATQPIQSYIDQIMPALLPFGAFSLMYWLLGKRIKTTTILIFLIIICCIGSYFGIV
- a CDS encoding PTS sugar transporter subunit IIC; the encoded protein is MGGEHSLLFQAMLITLVAFIGYMHSFIGSTMMNRPIIVAPLVGLVLGDLTLGIKVGALLELIFLGAVPIGASNPPDITSGAIIGTAFVILTGQEVGAAVALAVPVATLALLLDNLQMMFILTWASHLADKYAEQGDYKKVEWVARIAGVGNKILLALLVGIAFYVGVPFIKIVLDKIPEFIIHGMDVAAGILPAIGFAMLARMILIKELSPYLLIGFLLAAFLKVTVFGVALFGLAIGSLLYFNSKKNNIISSNSGNMEVDDDDF